In one Vibrio sp. VB16 genomic region, the following are encoded:
- the coaBC gene encoding bifunctional phosphopantothenoylcysteine decarboxylase/phosphopantothenate--cysteine ligase CoaBC: MQSLTGKKILLGISGGIAAYKCAELTRRLTERGAQVHVVMTKAAKEFITPLTMQAVSGNPVSDSLLDPAAEASMGHIELGKWADIVLLAPATADLIARITAGMGNDLLSTVILATNAPVAVAPAMNQQMYTNIATQENIATLTKRGFHIWGPAAGEQACGDVGYGRMLEPMQLVERCESFFQSTIKMDKILDGKSVLITAGPTREAIDPVRFISNHSSGKMGYALAQAASKLGANVTLISGPVVLNTPKNVRRIDVESAKDMHAEVMGNVSDNNIFIACAAVADYRPGSVSDQKIKKKEDSDEISLTMIKNPDIVASVAKLEKNRPFTVGFAAETEDVEKYARGKLTKKNLDLICANDVSVEGQGFNSNDNALTLYWHQEEGQQGEQSLPFDSKEALALQIMQKINALMK, translated from the coding sequence ATGCAATCTTTAACCGGGAAAAAAATCCTTTTAGGTATCAGTGGTGGTATTGCCGCATACAAATGTGCTGAGCTAACCAGACGCTTAACTGAAAGAGGCGCGCAGGTACACGTCGTAATGACCAAAGCTGCTAAAGAGTTTATTACGCCTTTAACCATGCAAGCCGTATCTGGCAATCCAGTTTCAGACAGCCTATTAGATCCTGCGGCAGAGGCCTCTATGGGGCACATTGAGTTGGGGAAGTGGGCCGACATTGTATTGTTGGCTCCGGCTACGGCCGACCTTATCGCTCGAATAACTGCCGGCATGGGAAATGACCTACTTTCAACCGTCATATTGGCGACAAATGCCCCAGTGGCCGTCGCTCCAGCGATGAATCAACAGATGTATACAAATATCGCCACTCAAGAAAATATCGCCACATTAACAAAACGGGGCTTTCACATTTGGGGCCCAGCAGCGGGTGAACAAGCGTGCGGTGATGTTGGATATGGCAGAATGTTAGAACCGATGCAGTTGGTCGAAAGATGCGAAAGTTTTTTCCAGTCAACCATTAAGATGGATAAAATTCTCGACGGAAAATCTGTACTGATCACTGCTGGTCCTACCCGTGAAGCGATAGACCCTGTTAGATTCATTTCTAATCATAGCTCTGGAAAAATGGGATACGCTCTTGCTCAGGCCGCTTCGAAGCTAGGTGCTAACGTAACCCTAATCAGTGGGCCTGTGGTACTCAACACACCTAAAAATGTACGTAGAATTGATGTGGAAAGTGCAAAGGATATGCACGCAGAAGTGATGGGCAATGTGAGCGATAACAATATATTTATTGCCTGCGCTGCCGTCGCTGATTATCGCCCAGGATCCGTATCCGATCAAAAAATCAAAAAGAAAGAGGATTCTGACGAAATTTCTCTCACCATGATTAAGAATCCGGATATCGTTGCCAGTGTGGCGAAGCTCGAAAAAAACAGACCTTTTACCGTTGGCTTTGCGGCTGAAACTGAAGATGTCGAAAAGTACGCCAGAGGCAAATTAACGAAGAAAAACCTAGATCTTATCTGCGCCAACGATGTATCAGTTGAAGGGCAAGGGTTTAATTCAAATGATAATGCGCTAACGCTCTACTGGCATCAAGAGGAAGGGCAACAAGGCGAACAATCCCTGCCATTTGACTCTAAAGAGGCTCTTGCCTTACAAATAATGCAAAAAATAAATGCGCTTATGAAATAG
- the radC gene encoding RadC family protein, giving the protein MTIKKLPLESQPREKLLLRGAQALSDAELLAIFLRTGIKGMNVVVLSDFLISEFGSLRKLFSCSKEEFCRHKGLGEAKYTQLQAVLEMTNRYLAETISKGDILSAPNNTRMYLSSRLRHRDREAFLILYLDSQHHVIMDEILFEGTINAASVYPREVVKRALYHNAASIIVAHNHPSGIAEPSTSDKRITDRIVDALALVDIRLLDHFIVGDGDVMSFAERGLL; this is encoded by the coding sequence ATGACTATCAAAAAGCTCCCACTTGAATCTCAACCACGAGAAAAACTTCTGTTGCGTGGGGCACAGGCTTTATCGGACGCTGAACTGTTGGCGATATTTTTAAGAACAGGCATAAAAGGGATGAATGTTGTTGTTCTTTCTGATTTTCTTATCTCTGAATTTGGTTCGCTTAGAAAGCTATTCAGTTGTAGCAAAGAAGAGTTTTGTCGGCATAAAGGGTTAGGTGAAGCGAAATATACCCAACTGCAAGCGGTATTAGAGATGACCAACAGGTATCTTGCCGAAACAATCAGCAAAGGTGACATACTTTCTGCGCCGAATAATACAAGGATGTACCTCTCTAGCCGCTTAAGACACAGGGATAGGGAAGCTTTTTTGATCCTTTATTTAGATAGCCAGCACCACGTTATTATGGATGAAATTTTGTTTGAAGGCACCATCAATGCGGCGAGTGTTTACCCTAGGGAGGTAGTTAAGAGAGCGCTTTATCACAATGCCGCTTCTATTATTGTCGCTCATAACCACCCGTCAGGTATTGCTGAACCCAGTACTTCAGATAAAAGAATTACGGATCGTATTGTTGATGCGCTTGCCTTAGTTGACATCAGATTGTTGGATCATTTTATTGTTGGTGATGGAGACGTGATGTCTTTCGCAGAGAGAGGTTTATTGTAG
- the lpxL gene encoding LpxL/LpxP family Kdo(2)-lipid IV(A) lauroyl/palmitoleoyl acyltransferase: MSRSIKPKFTLSLLHPKYWLVWLGFGFLALFVNILPYKLLYLVGRKLGQVSMKIGKSRVKVARRNLELAFPERTAQENQDFVEENFKNTGLALIETAITWFWPTWRFKRLLNAGDFSEIRKFENEKKGILFCCAHALNLEITGRALAVLGIGGFGVYRPHNNPVYNFIQYRGRAHNGNRLIDRKDVKGMIRALKSGDRILYLPDHDYGRKKSVFVPFFAVEDACTTTGTSILAYTSHCAIVTVSGFRNPNLKYDIQVDPSFHLDYPQRDEKAAAAFMNRHIENIILKAPEQWMWLHKRFKTMEDESIPRGIRYK, from the coding sequence ATGAGTAGAAGCATTAAACCTAAGTTTACCTTATCTCTTCTCCACCCCAAATACTGGTTGGTTTGGTTGGGCTTTGGTTTTCTAGCACTTTTCGTCAACATATTGCCTTATAAATTGCTCTACCTTGTTGGTAGAAAGCTTGGTCAAGTGAGTATGAAAATAGGCAAGAGTAGAGTAAAGGTTGCTAGACGTAATCTAGAGCTCGCCTTTCCAGAAAGAACCGCTCAAGAGAACCAAGATTTTGTAGAAGAGAATTTTAAAAATACCGGACTTGCGTTAATAGAAACCGCGATTACTTGGTTTTGGCCGACTTGGCGCTTTAAAAGGTTGTTAAACGCCGGAGATTTTTCTGAGATAAGGAAATTCGAAAATGAAAAAAAAGGCATACTCTTTTGTTGCGCTCACGCACTTAATTTAGAGATAACCGGCCGAGCACTTGCCGTCTTGGGCATTGGTGGTTTTGGCGTTTACCGTCCACATAATAACCCTGTTTATAATTTCATTCAGTATCGAGGTCGAGCCCACAATGGCAACCGCTTAATAGACAGAAAAGATGTTAAAGGGATGATTCGCGCACTCAAAAGCGGAGATCGTATCCTTTACCTACCAGATCATGACTACGGCCGAAAAAAATCCGTGTTTGTTCCATTTTTTGCCGTTGAGGATGCCTGTACCACAACAGGTACCAGTATTTTGGCCTACACAAGTCATTGCGCCATTGTCACCGTTTCAGGGTTTAGAAATCCAAACCTAAAATATGATATTCAAGTTGACCCATCGTTCCATCTCGATTACCCACAACGCGATGAAAAAGCGGCGGCCGCATTTATGAATAGACATATCGAAAATATTATTTTGAAGGCTCCAGAACAGTGGATGTGGTTACATAAGCGTTTCAAAACAATGGAAGACGAATCCATTCCGCGTGGAATAAGATACAAATAA
- the slmA gene encoding nucleoid occlusion factor SlmA yields the protein MTGTRKSNRREEILQALAHMLETTDGASRITTAKLAKQVGVSEAALYRHFPSKARMFEGLIEFIEDSLMSRINRILDEEKDTLQRIRLVLQLILAFAEKNPGLTRIMSGHALMFENERLRGRINQLFERIEMQLRQILRERQLREGKSFPVDESILAAQLLGQVEGSLNRFVRSDFKYQPTENFEEYWALLSAQIQ from the coding sequence ATGACCGGAACCAGAAAATCTAATCGCCGTGAAGAAATCCTTCAGGCCTTAGCTCATATGCTAGAGACGACTGATGGCGCATCTAGAATCACTACTGCCAAATTAGCCAAACAAGTTGGTGTCTCTGAAGCTGCACTTTATCGCCACTTTCCTAGCAAGGCTCGTATGTTTGAAGGCTTAATAGAGTTTATTGAAGACTCACTTATGTCCCGAATCAACCGCATACTCGATGAAGAAAAAGACACGTTGCAGCGGATCCGACTGGTTCTTCAACTGATACTCGCTTTTGCAGAGAAAAACCCAGGGCTAACAAGGATTATGTCTGGCCACGCGTTGATGTTTGAAAACGAGCGATTACGCGGTCGAATTAATCAACTCTTTGAAAGAATCGAAATGCAGCTCAGACAAATATTACGAGAACGTCAGTTACGTGAGGGCAAATCTTTTCCTGTTGATGAATCTATTTTGGCGGCACAACTTCTCGGCCAAGTAGAAGGCAGTCTCAATCGATTTGTTCGTTCTGATTTTAAATACCAACCAACTGAAAATTTTGAAGAATATTGGGCTCTACTCAGCGCTCAAATTCAATAA